The Peribacillus simplex genome contains the following window.
TAAATGACCATCTTTTTACCGGCATTTAATTGAACTTCCTGCTTAGGAGTTTCTGCTTTCTTGTTTTGCTTTACCTTAAAGTGATAAACCGCATAACAACCAATGAAGAATGTTCCCCCGCAATAAAGGGCCATTCGCTGCTCGGGAACAAACGCAAGACTGATCATGACGATGCAGTTTGCTATCAAGGCAAGAATGGGGATGACTGGGTATAGCGGTACTTTGAATTTCAGATTTTCTACCTTTCCGCCTTGGCGGATATATGATCTTCTAAAAGCAAGAAGGCAAGCCGCTATGGCGATCCACCCAATTTGTGCTCCTAATCCTGCAAGGGAGAGGAGAAAGACAAATACTGTTTTTGCTGCAACTACACTTGAAAGTAAAGACAAACCGGCAACTGCCAGAGTGATAAGTAAGGCATTAAGCGGAATCCCTCGCTTATTTACCATACCGAGCTTCGGACTTGCCATTCCTTCCCTGGAGAGCGAGTAGAGCATACGAGTCGCAGCGTATAGGCCGGAGTTCGCAACTGACAATAGTGCTGTAAGAATGATGAAGTTCATGATATCAGCGGCATACGGAACTCCGATACTATCTAGAACAACAACGAATGGACTTTCAACGATTCCGGCTTTTTCCCTGGGAATCATCGCTGAGAGTACAGAAACAGAAAGAACAAAGAAGAAAAGGGTACGCCAAACTGTTTGTTTGATCGATTTAGGTATGACCTTTTCTGGATTTTCACTTTCTCCCGCGGCAATTCCGATTAGCTCTGTGCCCTGGAAGGAAAAGTTCACTGTAATCATTGTGATAAGCAGGGCCGATATCCCATTGGGGAAGAGGCCTTCACTGAAAAAGTTGGAGAAAAATGGAGCTTCTTGTCCACCTTTCATATCAATGATGCCAAACATAGCAGCACCGCCAACGATGATGAACAGAATGATGGCTAATACTTTTATGCTGGAAAAAACAAATTCCGATTCTCCAAATGCCTTTGCTGATAAGGCGTTTAGTAAAAATATGAGAAAAGCAAAGATTGCACACCACATCCAAACGGGTGATCCAGGAAACCATCTTTGCATAAGCTGTCCTGCTGCCAAAAACTCTAAAGCAACTGTAACGGCCCAACCTAACCAGTAAAGCCATCCGATGGCAAACCCGGTTCCAGGACCGATGAACTTAGTCGCATATGTCTGAAATGATCCAGAAACAGGCATGGCAACCGAGAGTTCACCTAGACAAAGCATCGTTAAATACATGATGAAGCCGCCAACTATGTAAGAGAGGATAGCACCGATGGCCCCTGCTTCATGAATGGTATAGCCTGAACCAAGGAAAAAGCCGGTACCAATACATCCCCCTATTGAAATCATAAATAAATGTCTAGCTTTCATGCTCCGTTTTAATTCATTTGGTTGATTATCTGCTGTTTTCATTGAAAGACTCCTTTACCTGATGGGTGCAAACGGTTTCATTTATGTTGGGACGTTATTAGGGAATTTGTGTTCAATCACAAGTCTAAAAGCTTCGATTTTGAATCTTAGGAGATGTAGAATTCCCTCGGAAAAGAGATTACTTCTGCATTTAAGAAAGATGTGACAATGAACATAGGCATCTATGCAGAATAAATTTCGATAGCGCCGCTTAATAAAGAAAAGGAAGCCAAGCGTCAGGAAACCAGGGTGTGAATTGAACATGTCGATCATCCGCAAATGGGGAGAGAAGCACCCTGATGGGATATTTCCAATGAAGCATCCATTAGTGAACTCTCTCTATATTTCTATCAATAACTGTCATCTCAATAGAGTTCGATCTATTTTACATCTACCAGTAAACCTGAAGTGATAAGGTGGTCTTCCGCTCCATAAAGCAGTTTTTCTCCAAGCAATGAGCCCATTAATGCGACAGCAACTTCAGCCGTTTTATTATGCTCGTCCAATATTGGATTTATCTCTACAAACTCTGCAGATGTAATGATATTAGCTTCAGCTAGCATTTCCATGGCAAGATGGCTCTCACGGTAACTAATGCCTCCCATTACAGGCGTTCCGACCCCTGGTGCATCATCTGGATCAAGACCATCAAGGTCAAGGGATAAATGTACAAGATCCGTACGTTCTTTCAGATAGGCAATCGATTCTTCCATCACTTTTGTCATACCCATTCTATCAATCTCATGCATAGTATAGACTTTAATACCTTTTTCCCTGATTAGTTCTTTCTCACCTTGATCTAAAGAACGGGCACCAATAATGACAATATTCTCTGGTTTGACTTTTGGGGAATAGCCGCCAATGTTAGTCAGTACAGGGTGACCAAGGCCTAAACTTACTGCAAGGGACATACCATGGATATTTCCTGATGGGGAAGTTTCGGCTGTGTTTAAATCGCCATGCGCATCATACCAAATTACCCCTAAATTTTCAGAATGCTTCGCTAAACCGGATAATGTGCCGATAGCTATACTGTGATCTCCCCCCAATACTAAAGGAAACCTATTTGATTGGATGACTTCATCCACTTTTTGACTTAATTTTTCATTACCTTCAGCAACATCCTGTAGATTCTTTAAATTTGTGTCGCTATCACTTTGTGCTCTTTCTTTTATCTCTACTATAATATCACCTTCATCACGGACAGTATAGCCAATGTTTTCAAGTCTTTCACTCAATCCTGCATATCTAATGGCACTAGGTCCCATATCCACTCCTCTTCTAGTTTGACCAAGATCCATTGGAACACCAATTATTGAAATTTCTTTCTTCATGTATAATTCTCCTCCTTCGATTTTTCTTCCCTAGTATAAGGGTAAAAGGCTAGATGACTCAACTCGACATTTTTTTGAATATTTATACGATTAAGAAAAGGGGGAAGACCTGGGTTAAAATTCCTATTTTTGAGTGGTGAAGTGTATAAAATCATTACCGTGTAGGGTATGTGAATTAAATTAAAAAAGTGGGTTGAATACCTGTAAAATCTACACTCTGTTGATGTTTCTAATGAGAGTGGGAGCTCGCCCGATCAAAATCTCCCGTTAAGGACTCCGCTGAAAATATTGAATATTTTTATTAGGTAAATTATTCAGGAAATGGAGCAGTCGTTTATACAAATCCTGGAAGGGTTTTTCGTTTTCATATTGAATAGTATTGTTTCTGACCAAAGAACTAGGAACTGTTTGCCAAACTGAGGTTAACTGTGAGAAACGAAACATAATAAACTATAGTCCATCATGTCGGCAGATTCTATGTATCTTGGATTGTTCATCCTCAGTATGGTTTTTGTACTAGTTGCAAATATCATGAAAAAACGACGATCGGAAAAATCAAAGATATTTCCGACCAAAAGAATAGGAAAGTTTGTTGGAGAAAGTGGGAACTGCAGCCCCGAATTCATATTCGATCATAAGGGTTTGCTGCCGGAAAACAAAATAGGTAAAGTAGCGGTAGGCTATGATTGCGGCTCATATCGCTTTGTTAAAAAATATGAGTGCCTTTAAAATGATTGACTCCATTCCTCATATTCCAGGGGAACACCATTGCTAATGCTATATTCTACAATCATATTTCCATGTTTAATCCATGCATCTTTTTTTAGTGCAGCGATAAATACAGTAAAGCGGTCTTCATCTGCATACTGTTTCTTACGTGAAAGGGTGATCCGAATGGTTGGGACAACGTCATAATCTTTATAGCTTGCTGGTTTATTCGGATCAATCATCACTTTCTGCAATATCCCATATCCTTGGATATCAAAATGTCCCCCAGTTCATTTTCAATATAAGGCCTTATCTCTTTTTCAGCATCATCTTGCTATTTTTCAGATAAGAAGGTATCTTCCATTTCCCCTGTTTCATCATTAAAGTAAACTAAAAATTTAGTACCATATTTTTTATGTTTCACTTTAGTTGCATATTCAAAATAGTTGCAATTACCCATATTATTATAGAGGACATCATATATTTCCGTTTTATCTTCAAAGTTTTTCACTAAATACCGTTCAGCTTGAATTCTAACCTTTTTTTCTTCTTCAGGATCAGCTTTCATACTCTTTGTGAATGAAAACACAAGTATTACGAAACGGCAATATTGAGTAAGAAAATAGTTAATAAAGTCAGTGAAATCTTTCTTGTTTTGCTCAAGGAACACCCTCCCGTTATCTCTGCTTATATTCAATTGAATTTAAGGAGTGCCTCTTTTTAGCTGTGAAATCTAAATTATTTGCGATTCACATATCGGGATACTTTGTTACAATATTTATATAGATAGTACCCTAAAGGGAGAGATTTATTTGGAAACCTTTCAAAGAGAAATGAATCATAACCGAGATGAATTCAGAAAGATGAGGTGGAAACAGCATCGTTCACAAGTTACAGGGTTATTCGATGCCGTTTTTTCGAAAAAAGAGATTGTTGATAAAATGGCTATCGTTGGTGCAGGGAATTGCGATGATTTGGATATCGATTATCTAGCAGCTAAATGCAATTCCATATATTTATTCGATATTGATATGGAAAGTATGGAAAAGGGTATAGAGAATTTGCCTGAACATACTCGAAAAAAAATTCAGCTTGTTGGAATTGATGTTACAGGCCTCGATAAAATGGATTTTGATCACCACCTATCTTCCATGCTGGATCGTGGTGAAAAGGCAGAGGAAATTATTCAGTATGTAAAGGATGCCGAGAATCGGTTAGGTCAGCTTTCTGAAAGTATTTTTGCCAATCATTATAATGGTTTTGACGTTATAGCAACTTCCGCCATTTATACTCAACTTTTTTATAATTGGGCCAAGGAACTGCTTTCTGATTACTCAAACCAATATCAAAATAAAGACGCAGAAGAAATAAAGAATGGACTTTTAGATCTAAGGGATGAGATAGTACGAACGTTGAATCACTCTATTTCTAAATGTATCAAGGAAAATGGATTCTATATTACATGGACTGATATCTTAAAAATCGAACCTGAGTATATGGATACCATTAATGAAGGGCTTGGTGCCATATTTGTCTTAGCTTCAAACGTGGGGTATGGGGCAGCATTGATTGGGATAAAATCTTTTATTGAAAAAGTGGGTAAAAGTGAATTATCCCTTCGGTATTGGCCATGGGATTTTAATGCAAATAAACAGTATTTGACCATTGGAATTATAGGGAGATTGAAATGATTGTCATACAACTGAAAAACGGAATGAAAGGGATAGGTAAGCATATCAACTGCTGTACCTATCTTTTTTTTGTTTCGTATAAGTCTCCTAAGGAATATTTTTATTCATCCATTTCTAAGGCTAGATAAATAGGGGACTTTTATCAATGAATCATACAAAGATAAGACATAATCATATGAAAGGTGTAAAAAAACGATAAAATTTTTGACTATTTGTCTAATGAATTCACAAACTGGTGTAGATATAATGAATCTATTAAAAACAGAATATTTCAATAAGTTAGGATATGGACAACAAAAGAAAAGGAAGTGGTGAGTGTTTGAAGGCTGATATCGTATTCATAAACGGCGAGGTCATAACAGTTGATCAAAAAAATTCAATCGCAGAAGCCTTGGCAGTTAAAGGAAATCGCATCTCGGCAGTCGGAACGAATCAGGAAATGAAGTTTTTTATCGGAGAAGAAACAAATGTGATTGACTTGCAGGGAAAGTCATTACTGCCTGGGTTTATAGATTCTCATATTCACCTTATATTGTACGGTGTCAACCAGTTGGCAGTAAGTTGTAAAGCTGAACATATAGAATCTGTAAAAGATTTGTTAATCGATCTGAAGAAGAAAGCTTCGACAATCCCTAAAGGTGAATGGATCCGCGCCTGGGGCTTCAATGAAACCGCTATGAAAGAAAAACGGTATCCAACAATTACAGAGTTGGATGCCATTTCAACAGACCATCCCATTATGGTAACCCGTACATGCAGCCATATAAGTGTTGTGAACAGCCGGGCGTTAGAACTTGCCCGAATTGATGAAAACTCAGAGAATCCAAAAGGCGGGATTATTGAAAAGGATAAGGCAGGGAGGAATACAGGCAAACTAATTGAAACAGCAAATATGATAATGGCCGACATTGCAAGCTATTCAGAAAGTGAACTGTTGAAAGCAGTGAAAATTGCATCGGAGCATTTCATTGCCGCAGGCATAACTAGCATTCATGAAGCTGGTGCTTATGGTCCTGAAAGTTTCCGTTTAATGCAGCAAGCCATTAAAAGTAAGGATATACGTGTCCGCATCTATGCGATGGTAGGTTCATTGAATAATTCGCATGAATTTGTAAACAAAGTGGTATCTTCTGGAATCGTAACCGGAACTGGGGACGAAAGATTTAAAATTGGACCGGCTAAATTGTTTACGGATGGCAGCAGCACCGGTCCGACAATAGCTACCCGTGAGCCCTATTCGAGTGATCCTGGCAATTTTGGCATTCTTTATTATAAAGAAGAAGAAATCTATCAAGTATTAGGTCAGGCACATAAAAAAGGCTATCAGATCACAGTACACGCCCAAGGTGACAGGGCGATAGAGATGTATTTAAATTGTGTGGAAAAGGCTTTGAATGAAACTCCAAGAAAAGATCATAGACATAGGATTGAGCATGCTGGAATATCTGCGCCAGATTTACAACAGAGGATGAAAGAACTTGGAATCATCCCAATCCCCACCCCCCCATTTCCTTATGAATTCGGTGATATATATATCGAACACTACGGTAATAGGGTCAA
Protein-coding sequences here:
- a CDS encoding amino acid permease, whose translation is MKTADNQPNELKRSMKARHLFMISIGGCIGTGFFLGSGYTIHEAGAIGAILSYIVGGFIMYLTMLCLGELSVAMPVSGSFQTYATKFIGPGTGFAIGWLYWLGWAVTVALEFLAAGQLMQRWFPGSPVWMWCAIFAFLIFLLNALSAKAFGESEFVFSSIKVLAIILFIIVGGAAMFGIIDMKGGQEAPFFSNFFSEGLFPNGISALLITMITVNFSFQGTELIGIAAGESENPEKVIPKSIKQTVWRTLFFFVLSVSVLSAMIPREKAGIVESPFVVVLDSIGVPYAADIMNFIILTALLSVANSGLYAATRMLYSLSREGMASPKLGMVNKRGIPLNALLITLAVAGLSLLSSVVAAKTVFVFLLSLAGLGAQIGWIAIAACLLAFRRSYIRQGGKVENLKFKVPLYPVIPILALIANCIVMISLAFVPEQRMALYCGGTFFIGCYAVYHFKVKQNKKAETPKQEVQLNAGKKMVI
- the rocF gene encoding arginase, with amino-acid sequence MKKEISIIGVPMDLGQTRRGVDMGPSAIRYAGLSERLENIGYTVRDEGDIIVEIKERAQSDSDTNLKNLQDVAEGNEKLSQKVDEVIQSNRFPLVLGGDHSIAIGTLSGLAKHSENLGVIWYDAHGDLNTAETSPSGNIHGMSLAVSLGLGHPVLTNIGGYSPKVKPENIVIIGARSLDQGEKELIREKGIKVYTMHEIDRMGMTKVMEESIAYLKERTDLVHLSLDLDGLDPDDAPGVGTPVMGGISYRESHLAMEMLAEANIITSAEFVEINPILDEHNKTAEVAVALMGSLLGEKLLYGAEDHLITSGLLVDVK
- a CDS encoding amidohydrolase produces the protein MKADIVFINGEVITVDQKNSIAEALAVKGNRISAVGTNQEMKFFIGEETNVIDLQGKSLLPGFIDSHIHLILYGVNQLAVSCKAEHIESVKDLLIDLKKKASTIPKGEWIRAWGFNETAMKEKRYPTITELDAISTDHPIMVTRTCSHISVVNSRALELARIDENSENPKGGIIEKDKAGRNTGKLIETANMIMADIASYSESELLKAVKIASEHFIAAGITSIHEAGAYGPESFRLMQQAIKSKDIRVRIYAMVGSLNNSHEFVNKVVSSGIVTGTGDERFKIGPAKLFTDGSSTGPTIATREPYSSDPGNFGILYYKEEEIYQVLGQAHKKGYQITVHAQGDRAIEMYLNCVEKALNETPRKDHRHRIEHAGISAPDLQQRMKELGIIPIPTPPFPYEFGDIYIEHYGNRVNRMYAARDYIDNGILAAGGSDAPITDHDPLLGIHVAVNRRSRSGMKIGTVQSISVMEAIKLYTWNGAFASFDEDVKGSIEVGKLADLVVLNDSILKVDPQNIKDLKVESTILNGEILYHRETLVEI